AAATGAGTTCATAATCCACTTTGTTTGATGGTCCAAAAAGAAACTTAATGTTTAAAGATTCTCACCTCAGAAGGTTCTTGTAAAGAATATGATGCATGTGTGTCTTTTCGAGTTTTTGAAACAAGAATGCCTAAACCTTGCCTTCTTTCTCTAAGTACCTATTATACAACATATAATTGGttcaataattaacaaatagTTTAACTTCTcatagtaataaaataattttgtataatagtaatcaaatatttttacaattataaaataaatagagtttaaattatatttactaATAGTGAAACTTATATTTATACAATCATGTTATGTTCTTAGGTTATTACAAATAAATCTTTTAGATAAATACTAATCgataatatgattaaaaaaataaacgaaATTGCTatcacaaattaaaatttactgataatataaataaatcattacATTATTAGTGTGTacactattaaaaaataatcatctTTCCAATGAATTTTTCCTCTAAAGATTATTCACTGGATTTTCCAAAGACATTTTATGAAATCGATGAAACAAGTTTCCCAATATTTAAGTGAAAATCTGTTTCCCTATCATGCAGTTCCCATAATTTAAGCTTTGGATATTCTTTTAGCACTAACCTTAATTCTTGTGATAATTCACCCCATttctgtttaaaaaataaaataaaataaaaaataataataaataattcattataaaataaaatattatctttaacttttttaaagTTGCAAGTCTTTTACTAGGTTATTcgttattaatatttatcaagaGATTTACTTTGTGTCAGTTGTATGAGACGTATAGTAAAAAAATTCGAAAAATAATATGTGAAATTTGTTCATACCTTTTCATCGACGCAACGGAAATGCACAGACACACAAAACTTATTATTCTCCACTCTAACACCTTCAATAGACTTTGTTTTGTACAATAATTGTTTGCAAAcctgaaaaaattattataaataaacattgtaatttttttaccttttttttttggaaattgaactcttaatttttaaatatcattttttactttaaaattaaatttttgttttttcgaTTTAATAATGAAACATCGTTAAACACTAAATCTTTGATGGAGCTAGACTAACCTCAATAATCATTGGAAGAAATTTACTTGCTGGTTGAAAAAGAATAGCTTGACTTCCCTAAAATTTCAaacatgaaaatgaaaatatatattaactaaattttaatttttatacattaataTTTTGCATCNNNNNNNNNNNNNNNNNNNNNNNNNNNNNNNNNNNNNNNNNNNNNNNNNNNNNNNNNNNNNNNNNNNNNNNNNNNNNNNNNNNNNNNNNNNNNNNNNNNNNNNNNNNNNNNNNNNNNNNNNNNNNNNNNNNNNNNNNNNNNNNNNNNNNNNNNNNNNNNNNNNNNNNNNNNNNNNNNNNNNNNNNNNNNNNNNNNNNNNNNNNNNNNNNNNNNNNNNNNNNNNNNNNNNNNNNNNNNNNNNNNNNNNNNNNNNNNNNNNNNNNNNNNNNNNNNNNNNNNNNNNNNNNNNNNNNNNNNNNNNNNNNNNNNNNNNNNNNNNNNNNNNNNNNNNNNNNNNNNNNNNNNNNNNNNNNNNNNNNNNNNNNNNNNNNNNNNNNNNNNNNNNNNNNNNNNNNNNNNNNNNNNNNNNNNNNNNNNNNNNNNNNNNNNNNNNNNNNNNNNNNNNNNNNNNNNNNNNNNNNNNNNNNNNNNNNNNNNNNNNNNNNNNNNNNNNNNNNNNNNNNNNNNNNNNNNNNNNNNNNNNNNNNNNNNNNNNNNNNNNNNNNNNNNNNNNNNNNNNNNNNNNNNNNNNNNNNNNNNNNNNNNNNNNNNNNNNNNNNNNNNNNNNNNNNNNNNNNNNNNNNNNNNNNNNNNNNNNNNNNNNNNNNNNNNNNNNNNNNNNNNNNNNNNNNNNNNNNNccccaaccaaaaaaaaaagataggaTATCAATGATTAAGAACACACTAATAGTCGAATGATAcagattcaaaatttgaaatttataaatttttataataatttaaatttaatgttatAATATAGGcaaatgtcaaataaaatttattaggcTTATGTGAATGGTAACCAATCCTCTTACTATTTTTCCATTGAAATTTTCAatagaaaaaaagtttttattgttatttttataaatatttaaattgaatcgataaaaaaaataataataatggtaaCCAATCCTCTTACTATTTTTCCATTGAAATTTTCAATCGAAAAaagtttttattgttatttttataaatatttggttTGAAtcgacaaaaaaaataataataatggtaaCCAATCTTCTTACTATTTTTCCATTGAAATTTTCAATcgaaaaaaagtttttattgttatttttataaatatttggaTTGAAtcgataaaaataataataataatggtaaCCAATCCTCTTactatttttctattaaaattttcaatcgAAAAACagtttttattgttatttttataaatatttggattgaatcaataaaaagaaaataataattaaatttactcaCTTTCTTACTGTATTTAGAACCTTTTGATGGTCCTTTTATATCCATCCCATGGCTTCCAGCATAGTACAACTCTGATAATTGTACAAAATTGTATAcctataattatttaaaactcaaaatatatataaataaataaaaaaataaaaaaacaactaTATAAACcttcaaaaaatagaaaaaaatgtatACCTTGTCTCTGCACCTCCCACTAACTATAGCAGTAGGGAAATATCTAGCAAGTTTTCTCACTGTTCCTCTCATCTGAGAATGGAATAAACGCGgttagaaaatatgaaattagctATAGAATTTATCGATAATCTCTAGTTAACTCATCATTAAATCGCTCATGTTTattgaattttcatataattctGTGCTAATCTATAGCTTAACGCTACTAGCATATGGAAATTCTATTATTTAACTATTAAATTTTATCTGTTGTTAATTCCTTAAGTTTCTCGTAGTACTAAAAGTGCTCGAAGAGAATTAAAGATTTTAAGTTGCATGTGTGCACGTTAGGTTAGGTTGAAAATATAATCgaataaataaaagtttaatttttaacacttcacattttaaatgaaaatgacAATATTCACACCTTTAAAAATGAcatcataacaaaaaaaaaagtcataagTTCGAGTCTTATCGGCTATAGCTATTCattattagtaataaaaaagaatttattgtGCTTAAGTCATGCACAAAAAGAATGTATCAGTAAAGAGCATATTGAAtacataattaagtaaataaagatatattttcTTTAGCTACTGATCAATTCTAACATATAAATTTGTAAATGAGATCAGATATCGCACGATTCAACATTTACTGATAATATATTTACACAATCAAGTCAGTTAAAACACAAGGAGCACACTTAATTTTCAATGGATATCGTCCCAATGGGAATTGACTCGTTATTAAAGAGTTATCAACgggaaaaatttatcaaaaacatTTTCGACAAGTCGATTTTcgaaaaatattaaacatacTTACATCATGAGACATGAAAGCTTGATCAGGGTCATCAACAATGGGAGAAAGGGTACCATCATAGTCTAAAAACATTACAATTTTCTTCCCTTTAGAAACACTTATTATATCTTCAAACATGTCAACTGCTGATGGATGATGCACCTGTTTCATTTATTAACACaccaataatttaattttttttttaatcttgatgATCTCAAAATGTCCACATCTATTACATCATTGGgtaataaaacaacataatgtaaaaaaatatatatataaaaggccAAAGTCATATGCGGCCACTCAAACTTGTCCCGattattcatttagacaccttaactagacgtactacctattgaacacttcaACCATTCTGAATTTGAACCATTTGAACATTTTTTCgagaataaacaaaaaatagaggATGTGTGAAATACACTCGCGCTGACATGTCAATTTGACCAATCAAATAATGacatgtgttattttttaatccaaaaaattatttaaacattatattataaagaaaaaaaaataaaaattattttaaagtaaaaaaaatgaaaaaaaaagtaaaacctAAACGTCCCTGCCTTCAACGGGAACAAAACATACATTTCCTCTAACTTCATTAATGGCTACCCTCCCCTCCCTGTACAGTTCCATCTTTAACccgacaattttttttttcatcagctttttttttaattataattttttacttcatctcaTTTTTTAGGTAGAGAAAGATGGGGAAAAGAATCTCTtcgaaaaatttataaatgaaacaaaatgctAANGGAACAAAACATACATTTCCTCTAACTCCATTAATGGCGACCCTCCCCTCTCTGTACAGTTCCATCTTTAACccgacaatttttttttcatcagctttttttttaattataattttttacttcatctcgTTTTTTAGGTAGAGAAAGATGGGGAAAAGAATCTCTtcgaaaaatttataaatgaaacaaaatgctAAGAATTTTGAAACCATTAGAATGGTGAGGGAAGAAGATAACCACTGATACTAAGAATTTTGAAATCATTAGAATGATGGGGGAAGAAGATAACCACTGGTGTATGGGTATGGgggttggggtggggtgggattgatagaaatagggaagaagaagaagacaaaaatagggaagaagaagaagacaactgttcttcttcttttttgttaattttttaaaaaaaaattaacttatgggtataaattaagagaaaaaaaaagaaaaatattatttttaataaattaacgcGCTCAAGGAAAGTGAATTACACGTTTTTTGCCATGTCagcattttgtgtctaataggaatgacttttgaacaaataaagtgtTCAATTGACACAAGgattagttgaggtgtctaaatgaattatgcggacaactttgagTGGCTGGAGATGACTTAGGCCtatataaaaatacatgtagtagtcataattttcttttaggatttaaaatgccataattaattttttatcgactaatacaaaattttaagtttaaaggttttaaatttgaGAAACGATAGCTTATTGAATTATGGATAAATCATTTATATATgttaagtaaaaaaatgaataaatcaaCCAAACTCTGGCTAAAACTCTAGTTTCGTCTCTAATTTTTATGCTATCAGTGTGTTTTGAACATATAATTCTCTCTGTCTCAAATTATGTGCCGATCTATTTTTTGACACACTATTAAGAAACATTAATTAGAAGGGACGTTCTTTTAAACTATTGTAACCCTCATTGGTGTTTGAACTATCATAACATCACCTCATTAGTGAGGTACTAAagttaaaatggaaaaaatattttaaatattttaaacatttgaaacgataaacaatttaaaataattattttttagaacaCGACAAATAATAGGAATCTTCACCATCCAAGAAGTCTTGTCTTCATAGAGAGTTGTGGACATGTGATGAGTAGGAGAAGAAGCTCTCATTGAATCAATCCAAGATTTCATTATCTTTGGATCACCATTTATTTCAACAAGtgtttttattgaaatattattgaTGCAACTTC
The window above is part of the Solanum pennellii chromosome 5, SPENNV200 genome. Proteins encoded here:
- the LOC107018944 gene encoding probable trehalose-phosphate phosphatase 6 isoform X1; the protein is MTKQNLFDAKSCVNSTMFVVEVAKPPPPPPPPRGSCINNISIKTLVEINGDPKIMKSWIDSMRASSPTHHMSTTLYEDKTSWMVHHPSAVDMFEDIISVSKGKKIVMFLDYDGTLSPIVDDPDQAFMSHDMRGTVRKLARYFPTAIVSGRCRDKVYNFVQLSELYYAGSHGMDIKGPSKGSKYSKKGSQAILFQPASKFLPMIIEVCKQLLYKTKSIEGVRVENNKFCVSVHFRCVDEKVLRERRQGLGILVSKTRKDTHASYSLQEPSEVRIFKH
- the LOC107018944 gene encoding probable trehalose-phosphate phosphatase 6 isoform X3, which codes for MTKQNLFDAKSCVNSTMFVVEVAKPPPPPPPPRGSCINNISIKTLVEINGDPKIMKSWIDSMRASSPTHHMSTTLYEDKTSWMMRGTVRKLARYFPTAIVSGRCRDKVYNFVQLSELYYAGSHGMDIKGPSKGSKYSKKGSQAILFQPASKFLPMIIEVCKQLLYKTKSIEGVRVENNKFCVSVHFRCVDEKVLRERRQGLGILVSKTRKDTHASYSLQEPSEVRIFKH
- the LOC107018944 gene encoding probable trehalose-phosphate phosphatase J isoform X2 codes for the protein MTKQNLFDAKSCVNSTMFVVEVAKPPPPPPPPRGSCINNISIKTLVEINGDPKIMKSWIDSMRASSPTHHMSTTLYEDKTSWMVHHPSAVDMFEDIISVSKGKKIVMFLDYDGTLSPIVDDPDQAFMSHDMRGTVRKLARYFPTAIVSGRCRDKVYNFVQLSELYYAGSHGMDIKGPSKGSKYSKKGSQAILFQPASKFLPMIIEVCKQLLYKTKSIEGVRVENNKFCVSVHFRCVDEKKWGELSQELRYLEKEGKV